ggTCTGCTCCCAGTTTTGAGCCCAGCCACAGCCCTATGCTCCCCCTTCATGTGCTTGTatgtgttcacacacacatattgtAAAGAGGCAGGAAGAGTGGGAGGCAGTCACAGAGAGCATGGCTGgaggtgggaagaagggaggggaaatgGAAGGCAGAGTACAGAAGGCGGAAGGAACAGAAGGCTCAGTGGCTCTCAGGTTCCCCTCATCCCAAAATGTCTTCTCAAGGTCAGCCAGGGGCCAGCAGCCAGCATTAGGTGCAGGGAGCCACTGGCTCTCGATGCAGGGGATACCAGCTGTGGGGacacttctctgttcctttcagaACCTACTGCTGGGACAAGCCTGGGCAGCTGGGATAGTGCTGCCCCCCTCAGACCCCTTCAGTGGCCACAGGTCTCACCACGGAGATGTTGGCCAGTCCCATGGAGGGTGTGGCCCCGGCACTGCACACTGCTTCCTCTCCATGGCACACAGACATGGCTGCGGTCAGGCTGGATGGCCGTGTGGCCCCCTTGATGTCGGTCAGGCCCTTGCCCCAGGCAGCTGCAGCTACCAGCCAGAAGAAGGTGAAGGAGACAGTCACACAGAAGTCctgagaggagcagagggagaggaaatacACTCAGAGATGCCCCCGTGATTCCtcacttcttttcctcttgcCATAATGCAGTGGAATCCTGGAGTCCCGGGACAGCTGCCTCTTCCCATCCTACCCAACACCTAGAGCCTCAGCGAGCCCAGATCATCCTGAGGAATCTCTTCACTGACACCAAAGGAATCCTGCCACCCAGGGCTACAGCTGTCCATGCTCTAGAACTGAGGTCAGGTAACAAGGTACCAAGGCATCCGCTAGTTGGTGTCACCCCAAAACCCAAGTGGCCTGAattccccactctcccctcccagcctttcCTTTGGTCACCATTGCTCAGCTACACCTGGTAGCAGAGTAAGGGCAAACTGCAGGAGACAAATGGGGTCCCCTAAGACACCCCTTCTACCTTGCATGCCTGGGACATGGAGAAAGTAAAGGGGGAATAATAttgataatagctaacacttactgaggaTAACTATAAGCCAGATAGTTTACATGCATTTTCACTTTATGCCCCCAAAAGactatgagataggtattattttattcccattttaaagttgaggaaactgaggtttagcgAGAGTAAGTAACATGTCCAAgagcacacagctagtaaaggacagtgctgggatttgaacccaggccaatAGACTCCAGTGCCTGCTTCTTGATGCTGTTGTGCCTCTTGTGAGCAGAGCAAGTGATGGGAGGTTGGTAGAGGGAGAGTCCTGAGACTTGAGCCTTCCACTGACCCGAGGAACTGTGGGAGCCACAGCACCCAACGGGACCACCAGCAAAGAACCAGCAGGCAGATTCAGGAGGGTCCACATATAGGTGTCAGGGACCCAGGAAAGCCACCAGGTTTGTCCTgccccccctcccacccccagcaatGACCTTACCCCCAGAAGGTACAtctcctcagtttctccaccccATCCCTTCTGGCCAGTGCCCACTCACCACCAATGGGAAGCGCCTGTTCTCCGTGTAGAGTTTGTGGAAGCGCAGGTAGACGACTAGTGCAGCCATGGtgtagaagaaggaaaagatgccTAGGGTCACAAAGAACTCAGCAGGGGCAGAGAAGTCCCCCATGAGGTGCATGGTCTTGGAGGTGGACTCCTCATCACAGAGGGGCATCTCATACTGGACCCGGTTCAACCTGCAGGCGGCAGGGGAGGCCATCCTGAGCTCAGGGCAGTCCTCCCCTGCGGAGGCAGAGAGCTCTCCCTGCCCTGGGAGTAGTCCTGTGCTAATTCTCACCCTAGGACTGTTACAGAGCCAAGAaaaggggcagggaggaaggaatgtTTCTGGCTGGAACCTTGCAGTCAAGACAGGAACTTCCCTAGAATTCCGCTCAAGCCCCACCTCTCATTCAGCCACCACCCCACACTCATCTACCCTGTCCAGATATGGCAACTATGTATTTCCAATTATCCCCAGGGCCCTTTAGGTCACAGCCACAATATACGTAGTCCATCTATTTCTGAGAGCTAAACTACCAAGGAGATCAGCTTCATTCTGCCCCTGGGAAAGCACAGGCCCACAGTGGCCAAGTTAAGGTTGGAAGCAACCATTTTCAGGCCTTATTTAGGCTGCCCAATGAGACTCTATTggacaaaagaaagagagaaaaacaaacactctATTATATACAAGAGACAATTAATCTAACCTGGCTGCTACTACTAGAAATTTCTGAAAAGGTGAGCCCTGGTCCCATTCTCCTCTAAACACTTGGGGCCCCCCTAAGCTCCCAAATACCCAGCAAAGAGTACTAGTCTCTTCTACCTCCTGGTCAAGGTGCACCTCCTTGTATTCTGGTGGTACCAGGTGAGCGCCCCACATCAGCTCTGTGGGATCTAAGTACTAACAAGCTTCCTTACCTGCAAGGCAGGGAGGAGGCTGCTGAGGGTCAGAGAGACCTGCCCAACTTGCCCAGACTCTTATAAGCCTCCATCCCAAACTGCATGGGTTCTTTCTGTAGGAGGTGTTGTTACCTGCTATGGGTTATCTGTGGACTGGAACATTATTATAACAGTGATCTATCGGAGTTTCccttatatttttctcttgtcaGTGTGTCTGAAATGCCTAAAGGGCAGGAAGGACCTAAGTCTTGTAATTCTATTTGAATCTGGAGTGGCACACAACAGTCTTTAGGtttctggaggaggaagagaccaaGCAGGTCCTACCAACCCAGTGAGAGGGGCTATGTGGGGTCGGAATCAATTCCTGCTCACCTGAAGGGATAGCCGAACGCAACAATGATGGAGCTCACATCCTTGGCTTCGTTGTTGCAGCGAACCGTTGCTCCTGTCTCCCCACTGTAGGAGCCGCAGGACCCGAAGGCGAAAATAGCAAAGAGCTGAGGGAGAGTGAAGCCCCTTTGAGAGTCAGAAGGCTTCAACTGGCCAAGGTCTATCCCTTCAGAATCACCCTCTGACACTCAGCAAGTGCAGAtatggtgggggttggggggacgGGTTCTCTTTAATCAAGTCCCTCCTGGGCAGGCACCCATGGCTTCCACTGGTTTTCCAGCCTCAGGGTGCTGTGCTCACTGCACAGAGTGCTGGACCAAATAGTTGACTTTAAGTGGTGTCTGGGAGGGAGATGAAGAGAGCGGAAATGGGCAGTTTCCAGGTCTCCCCACTGGATGTGACACTGGGGACCATAGGTAGCCTCCTTCAGATGATGACTGACACAGAGTAATTTAGGCTTTTAGAAACTTCTAGCTCAAAGCTGGACTTGAATTTCCTCCCCAAGAAAGAGGCACCCTAGAAATACATTCCCCTGTGCCAACCTAGATCAGGCATGCATGAAATGCTTTCCCTTTCCCTCCTGAAGCTGTCATTGAATCTTGTCATTACCATGTTGCTAACTTCCAGTGGCTTCCTGCCTCAATGGAAGCATAGCTGGAGGAGACAACTTCTGCCAAGTCTTCAGAGGGGCCAAGGGGGCAGGGGGCCATGCTGCTGTCCCATGGCACTGCCAGCCTAACTCCTCTTGCCCCAAAGGCACCTTTCCTTTCAGCAACAGTGCTGGCTGGGTTGATGCTGACAGTCCTGGCTCAGGCCCAGAGAAAAGTACTCTCCACTTGCCTTATCAGCCTCAGCTCTTTCCCCAGTGGAGTTTCCCTCTGTAATCTGTTGATGCTGCCATTTCTCGGTGTTAAGAACCAGAGGCGTTTCAGATCACTTGAATTGTTTTCCTCTCCACCTTTCATCACATTTTACTAAAACTCCTGTCTTGAGTGAAATGAAATTCCCTCATCCTatgattttcacatttctttctggagAAACACACTTTGGTtagaaaaggagatgagaaattGGAATCTCTTATCCTTCCACATCATCTGTTCAGGCCCCATTTCCTGTGCACTTACCATTGGCTTGTACATGATGTAATCATTCTTATTAAGCAGTGGGCTTATTCTGTTaattgttgattttctgtatgTTTCTCGGTGACTCAGTGTCTTGGACGTTAAGCACCCGGAAGACAGCTAATCTACGTCTCAGTCCTGCATCCAGAGTTTAGAATAGAGTTGTGTGCAAATTATTTTGCTAATGCTTGATAGTGTTATGGAGTAAAAAGAGACCTGGATTAGGAGTCTGGAAATCCAGGTTCTAGTCCTGGCCTGTCACTAATCGGCTGGGTGACCTCTAATAAGTCACTCCACtctgtgagtctcagtttcctcatctgtaaaatgagaggtttGCAGTAGGTAACCTGGAGGCCTTTTCCAGCTCTGTAATCCTCTCACTCTCCGAGGGTAACACTATCAGTGTGCCCTTGGCTGGGCTTGCCGGCAGCTGTGCTCTGCCCCTGGGTGGTGTCCGGTGCCACTGCCCCGCCTTGCATTGCCTGGCCTGGCAGACCATCTTCCTCCTGGAGCCATTGACCCCTCTCTAAAGGTCATAATGGGTACCTCTCTGTTTCCAGGAGGTTTAGTCCATACAAATgagaattgtttccattttaaaaaacatccagGAAAGGAGATGGTATAACCTCTCTCCAAAGCCTGAATAACTTCCTCCTCTGACAAATCACGGAGGCTGCAGTAGAGCCCTGCCTGTCTCTCTTGACAGAGCTGGTGAGAAGTCACCCAAAACCTCTGCATCATTACCCTTTACAAGCTCCAGGTTGCCTCACTAACATAACAGTGGAACTTCTCTAGCTTCTCCTCACAGGAATTCTCTAATCTTTTGTCAACTCTGTGGTTCTCTGACCCCTCTTAgaagtttctttatttctcttagcttctggtgtcCAGAACGGGACACAATTAGGGTGTCACATTCTAGGAAGAGCAGCACAGTTGGATA
This Equus przewalskii isolate Varuska unplaced genomic scaffold, EquPr2 ChrUn-13, whole genome shotgun sequence DNA region includes the following protein-coding sequences:
- the SYPL2 gene encoding synaptophysin-like protein 2, encoding MSSTESSSRTADKSPRQQVDRLLVGLRWRRLEEPLGFIKVLQWLFAIFAFGSCGSYSGETGATVRCNNEAKDVSSIIVAFGYPFRLNRVQYEMPLCDEESTSKTMHLMGDFSAPAEFFVTLGIFSFFYTMAALVVYLRFHKLYTENRRFPLVDFCVTVSFTFFWLVAAAAWGKGLTDIKGATRPSSLTAAMSVCHGEEAVCSAGATPSMGLANISVLFGFINFFLWAGNCWFVFKETPWHGQGQEQDQDQGQGPSQESAAEQGAVEKQ